One window of the Xiphias gladius isolate SHS-SW01 ecotype Sanya breed wild chromosome 11, ASM1685928v1, whole genome shotgun sequence genome contains the following:
- the mlh1 gene encoding DNA mismatch repair protein Mlh1 isoform X1 — protein sequence MNCDAAFWPKTVNMAGIIRRLDETVVNRIAAGEVIQRPANAVKELIENCLDAKSTSIQVTVKDGGLKLLQIQDNGTGIRREDMEIVCERFTTSKLQTFEDLSAIATYGFRGEALASISHVAHVTITTKTADAKCAYRASYSDGKLKSPPKPCAGNQGTQILVEDLFYNVSTRRKALKSPSDEYSRIVDVVSRYAIHNSGKSFSVKKQGETVADVRTLPHASVVDNIRGVFGNAVSRELIEVGCEDQKLAYKMKGYVSNANYSVKKCILILFINHRLVESSALKKAIETVYAAYLPKNTHPFLYLSLEIAPQNVDVNVHPTKHEVHFLHEDSVIESLQKHIESKLLGSNSSRTYFTQTLLPGLSVSGGTEVKSSGATADSTERVYAHQMVRTDCRAQKLDAFLQPKERPPPDPEPAGPSSKEAATKTSQPDSVEMDEADDTDMLEALVQQEAEVPEGEEERGVSAHDSQRKRPRKEQQQQHQEEEVEEEEKEDQMAAAMPKRRAIKLSSIKELRAEITENTHKGLQEMLQNHSFVGCINPQWTLIQHHTKLYLLNTTKLSQELFYQILIYDFGNFGVLRLSTPAPLYDLAMLALDCEESGWTEEDGPKEGLAQYIVDFLKKKSEMLEDYFSMEIDQDGNLTGLPLLLDKYTPIMEGLPMFILRLATEVNWDNEKECFRDFSKECSMFYSIRKQYILEAERGEEQDGEANSWRWKVEHIIFKAFRTLFSPPKNFSEDGTVLQIANLPDLYKVFERC from the exons ATGAATTGTGATGCTGCATTTTGGCCAAA GACTGTGAACATGGCGGGAATTATCCGGAGGCTCGACGAGACTGTGGTCAACCGGATTGCTGCGGGAGAAGTTATCCAGCGTCCTGCCAACGCCGTCAAAGAACTGATTGAAAACTG tttAGATGCCAAGTCCACCAGCATCCAGGTGACCGTGAAGGACGGCGGGCTGAAGCTCCTTCAGATTCAGGACAACGGCACCGGCATCAGG AGAGAAGATATGGAGATCGTTTGTGAGCGATTTACCACCAGCAAACTCCAGACGTTTGAGGACCTCTCAGCTATTGCAACCTACGGATTTAGAGGAGAG GCCCTTGCTAGTATAAGCCACGTTGCACATGTGACCATAACGACCAAGACGGCCGATGCCAAATGCGCCTACAG AGCCAGCTACAGCGACGGCAAACTGAAAAGTCCTCCCAAACCATGTGCTGGCAACCAGGGAACACAGATTCTT GTGGAGGACCTCTTCTATAATGTGTCCACCAGGAGGAAAGCTTTAAAAAGCCCCAGTGACGAGTACTCCAGGATTGTAGATGTGGTCAGCAG GTACGCCATACACAATTCAGGGAAaagtttttctgtgaaaaag CAAGGAGAAACTGTGGCAGATGTGAGGACTCTACCCCACGCATCTGTAGTGGATAATATTCGAGGAGTGTTTGGCAATGCAGTCAGCAG GGAGCTGATCGAAGTTGGCTGCGAGGATCAGAAGCTCGCTTATAAGATGAAAGGCTACGTCTCCAATGCAAACTACTCGGTCAAGAAATGCATCCTGATCCTCTTCATCAACC ATCGTCTGGTGGAGTCGAGTGCTTTGAAGAAAGCAATTGAGACCGTTTACGCCGCATACCTTCCCAAGAACACACACCCTTTTCTTTACCTCAG CTTAGAGATCGCCCCGCAGAACGTAGATGTGAACGTTCACCCCACAAAACACGAGGTGCATTTCTTGCATGAAGACAGCGTCATTGAGAGTCTACAGAAGCACATTGAGAGCAAGCTGCTGGGCTCCAACTCCTCACGCACATATTTCACTCAA ACGTTGCTGCCAGGGCTGTCGGTCTCCGGTGGCACTGAGGTCAAGTCCTCCGGCGCCACAGCAGATTCTACTGAGAGAGTCTACGCGCATCAGATGGTGCGGACCGACTGTCGCGCTCAGAAGCTAGACGCCTTCCTCCAGCCGAAAGAGAGGCCGCCTCCTGACCCCGAACCAGCTGGCCCCAGCAGCAAAGAGGCTGCGACCAAAACCAGCCAGCCTGACAGCGTGGAGATGGACGAGGCAGATGATACAGATATGCTGGAGGCCTTGGTTCAGCAGGAGGCAGAGGTGCCAGAAGGCGAAGAAGAAAGAGGCGTCAGTGCACATGATTCTCAAAG GAAGCGTCCGaggaaagagcagcagcagcagcatcaggaggaagaagtagaagaagaagaaaaggaggaccAGATGGCTGCAGCCATGCCCAAGAGACGAGCCATAAAACTGAGCAGCATCAAAGAGCTGAGAGCGGAGATCactgagaacacacacaaag GTCTTCAAGAAATGCTGCAGAACCACTCATTTGTGGGCTGCATCAATCCCCAATGGACGCTGATCCAGCATCACACCAAACTGTACCTGCTCAACACCACCAAACTCAG CCAGGAGCTTTTCTACCAAATACTGATCTACGACTTCGGGAACTTTGGTGTACTAAGACTATCT ACTCCGGCTCCGCTCTATGACCTGGCCATGTTGGCTCTGGACTGTGAGGAGAGTGGCTGGACAGAAGAGGACGGACCCAAAGAAGGCCTGGCTCAGTACATCGTGGACTTCCTGAAGAAGAAATCTGAGATGCTGGAGGACTACTTCTCCATGGAGATAGACCAG GACGGGAATCTGACAGGACTGCCACTACTGCTCGACAAGTACACTCCTATCATGGAAGGTCTGCCCATGTTCATCCTGCGCCTGGCCACTGAG GTGAACTGGGACAATGAGAAGGAGTGCTTCAGGGACTTCAGTAAGGAGTGCAGCATGTTCTACTCTATCAGGAAGCAGTACATCCTGGAGGCCGAGCGGGGAGAGGAGCAG GATGGTGAGGCGAACTCGTGGCGTTGGAAAGTAGAGCACATCATCTTCAAAGCTTTCCGAACCCTCTTCAGTCCTCCGAAGAACTTCAGCGAGGACGGCACAGTGTTGCAGATCGCCAACTTACCTGACCTCTACAAAGTGTTTGAGAGGTGCTGA
- the mlh1 gene encoding DNA mismatch repair protein Mlh1 isoform X2, translating into MAGIIRRLDETVVNRIAAGEVIQRPANAVKELIENCLDAKSTSIQVTVKDGGLKLLQIQDNGTGIRREDMEIVCERFTTSKLQTFEDLSAIATYGFRGEALASISHVAHVTITTKTADAKCAYRASYSDGKLKSPPKPCAGNQGTQILVEDLFYNVSTRRKALKSPSDEYSRIVDVVSRYAIHNSGKSFSVKKQGETVADVRTLPHASVVDNIRGVFGNAVSRELIEVGCEDQKLAYKMKGYVSNANYSVKKCILILFINHRLVESSALKKAIETVYAAYLPKNTHPFLYLSLEIAPQNVDVNVHPTKHEVHFLHEDSVIESLQKHIESKLLGSNSSRTYFTQTLLPGLSVSGGTEVKSSGATADSTERVYAHQMVRTDCRAQKLDAFLQPKERPPPDPEPAGPSSKEAATKTSQPDSVEMDEADDTDMLEALVQQEAEVPEGEEERGVSAHDSQRKRPRKEQQQQHQEEEVEEEEKEDQMAAAMPKRRAIKLSSIKELRAEITENTHKGLQEMLQNHSFVGCINPQWTLIQHHTKLYLLNTTKLSQELFYQILIYDFGNFGVLRLSTPAPLYDLAMLALDCEESGWTEEDGPKEGLAQYIVDFLKKKSEMLEDYFSMEIDQDGNLTGLPLLLDKYTPIMEGLPMFILRLATEVNWDNEKECFRDFSKECSMFYSIRKQYILEAERGEEQDGEANSWRWKVEHIIFKAFRTLFSPPKNFSEDGTVLQIANLPDLYKVFERC; encoded by the exons ATGGCGGGAATTATCCGGAGGCTCGACGAGACTGTGGTCAACCGGATTGCTGCGGGAGAAGTTATCCAGCGTCCTGCCAACGCCGTCAAAGAACTGATTGAAAACTG tttAGATGCCAAGTCCACCAGCATCCAGGTGACCGTGAAGGACGGCGGGCTGAAGCTCCTTCAGATTCAGGACAACGGCACCGGCATCAGG AGAGAAGATATGGAGATCGTTTGTGAGCGATTTACCACCAGCAAACTCCAGACGTTTGAGGACCTCTCAGCTATTGCAACCTACGGATTTAGAGGAGAG GCCCTTGCTAGTATAAGCCACGTTGCACATGTGACCATAACGACCAAGACGGCCGATGCCAAATGCGCCTACAG AGCCAGCTACAGCGACGGCAAACTGAAAAGTCCTCCCAAACCATGTGCTGGCAACCAGGGAACACAGATTCTT GTGGAGGACCTCTTCTATAATGTGTCCACCAGGAGGAAAGCTTTAAAAAGCCCCAGTGACGAGTACTCCAGGATTGTAGATGTGGTCAGCAG GTACGCCATACACAATTCAGGGAAaagtttttctgtgaaaaag CAAGGAGAAACTGTGGCAGATGTGAGGACTCTACCCCACGCATCTGTAGTGGATAATATTCGAGGAGTGTTTGGCAATGCAGTCAGCAG GGAGCTGATCGAAGTTGGCTGCGAGGATCAGAAGCTCGCTTATAAGATGAAAGGCTACGTCTCCAATGCAAACTACTCGGTCAAGAAATGCATCCTGATCCTCTTCATCAACC ATCGTCTGGTGGAGTCGAGTGCTTTGAAGAAAGCAATTGAGACCGTTTACGCCGCATACCTTCCCAAGAACACACACCCTTTTCTTTACCTCAG CTTAGAGATCGCCCCGCAGAACGTAGATGTGAACGTTCACCCCACAAAACACGAGGTGCATTTCTTGCATGAAGACAGCGTCATTGAGAGTCTACAGAAGCACATTGAGAGCAAGCTGCTGGGCTCCAACTCCTCACGCACATATTTCACTCAA ACGTTGCTGCCAGGGCTGTCGGTCTCCGGTGGCACTGAGGTCAAGTCCTCCGGCGCCACAGCAGATTCTACTGAGAGAGTCTACGCGCATCAGATGGTGCGGACCGACTGTCGCGCTCAGAAGCTAGACGCCTTCCTCCAGCCGAAAGAGAGGCCGCCTCCTGACCCCGAACCAGCTGGCCCCAGCAGCAAAGAGGCTGCGACCAAAACCAGCCAGCCTGACAGCGTGGAGATGGACGAGGCAGATGATACAGATATGCTGGAGGCCTTGGTTCAGCAGGAGGCAGAGGTGCCAGAAGGCGAAGAAGAAAGAGGCGTCAGTGCACATGATTCTCAAAG GAAGCGTCCGaggaaagagcagcagcagcagcatcaggaggaagaagtagaagaagaagaaaaggaggaccAGATGGCTGCAGCCATGCCCAAGAGACGAGCCATAAAACTGAGCAGCATCAAAGAGCTGAGAGCGGAGATCactgagaacacacacaaag GTCTTCAAGAAATGCTGCAGAACCACTCATTTGTGGGCTGCATCAATCCCCAATGGACGCTGATCCAGCATCACACCAAACTGTACCTGCTCAACACCACCAAACTCAG CCAGGAGCTTTTCTACCAAATACTGATCTACGACTTCGGGAACTTTGGTGTACTAAGACTATCT ACTCCGGCTCCGCTCTATGACCTGGCCATGTTGGCTCTGGACTGTGAGGAGAGTGGCTGGACAGAAGAGGACGGACCCAAAGAAGGCCTGGCTCAGTACATCGTGGACTTCCTGAAGAAGAAATCTGAGATGCTGGAGGACTACTTCTCCATGGAGATAGACCAG GACGGGAATCTGACAGGACTGCCACTACTGCTCGACAAGTACACTCCTATCATGGAAGGTCTGCCCATGTTCATCCTGCGCCTGGCCACTGAG GTGAACTGGGACAATGAGAAGGAGTGCTTCAGGGACTTCAGTAAGGAGTGCAGCATGTTCTACTCTATCAGGAAGCAGTACATCCTGGAGGCCGAGCGGGGAGAGGAGCAG GATGGTGAGGCGAACTCGTGGCGTTGGAAAGTAGAGCACATCATCTTCAAAGCTTTCCGAACCCTCTTCAGTCCTCCGAAGAACTTCAGCGAGGACGGCACAGTGTTGCAGATCGCCAACTTACCTGACCTCTACAAAGTGTTTGAGAGGTGCTGA
- the fam83ha gene encoding protein FAM83H isoform X2, with translation MARRSQCSSAGDNPLDPNYLPPHYREEYRLAIDALVEDDLEGYYKFLQKADVVDFLSTSEIQHIQSSVQVPLQSHHPEQHFLETGGDGSSDTYWPIHSDLDVPGLDLGWPQLHHFIGPTEVTTLVNPPEPDMPSIKEQARRLIKNAQQVIAVVMDMFTDVDLFEDILNAATRSVAVYILLDEQNAHHFITMVTNCRVNLQSIQFLRVRTVSGITYHCRSGKSFTGQMMDRFLLTDCRAVLSGNYSFMWSFEKLHRCMAHLFLGQLVSTFDEEFRILFAQSQPLMIENVLAQTEDLSLLQKRQYPSERTSLYREPRKFRSLDTGHSEERVRRSYDERVDVDWRMIPLKRQGSLQGPSDMYSRYPSQQPHMDPSFDQGPSRMATMEIPAFKRHSYAEGVHGGFSYPFLQQQGMPEPENQGKQFHRGQQPYPGPGPGPEADYSGYDKFWGQDYHSADQYSEPGLPQEMQPPDNFDPVLNYLSSTRNVDFDQSPEKLLPAADLPFSSSYPRRLSLGQPYACQTSPTPSNPTDQMQFFQEPNTDRKDHTVKRGLRNWRISSYLSAYDNTGDEGLPPAGSTEALPPQAPDPFEDPSNPLQQTARGIDFSVPKIPNVREFKVPAIPRASQMPSYTKTTVREQQKKLPDEPTAGAAETEKKPTPSESSSTAERKMAEETGQKEEKEPKTTALRREESFRRKYNAATPRSSRLRSSLIFSSLDQQHAFQDNKTAPGQQGEESDKNEAEQTKLPFVSQVLGQRRSAAREPFEWSRYIKSRTFDNSATETSKPDDGDSKADIKDPSKVENSKDLSENRGSQESLKLPDVEQATSSPSVPRSKPSEDEQPKSDEPVQAPKSLLTTPLCLDMNDPDKRLTFFKELAAKRKAAKAAEAEKSKDKAPMKPPTDHKNNTTVKKEEHDPKEASEKMINTLPPEGLSDKNVTVDDEGKTASTEVCESVSLSSEASVKTNKQDSLVKNDPRVSTDSEKKEPKTSKPATSMPFSEEIESRPSETPKDPKLSKPAVKESSHPLIPTNATPANVPSPAQGTDERESPSCDSTSNESSSHTPSSVEAPPSSASAALDSNAQSPESLQLETRMSQPAPRSEQQTGSESSSSNPSVQSSSSDHSLSDSGSQFSPSPATSSSAPLSTPGETLCSNVTPEDSSSIPSSSILSPNSDKIEAQESVSSSPHESSQTIDKTSTGSTESEASQAPVDPVSQLTSSKTPTAVDSADVESDISPDTYAACAEPNTSSLQSTTKTNSEEVCVPTPSEKDEPESENISVPKAVAKESEVLGSSKDVKADSTPPSLSPLSPKSSLPNVPDLESSTSRPDQIETTTLHSPPEQTPSETCSPVNPDITPNADQSTTNVSPQVALTQATPPVELILTGSLTLMPVETVSCSSPLTESVGSVFSPEAEKTETNMSALCSPSDTPSLPKKITTDSNETPMPPLPEASSPTEPTSKISAETDVQCKTPESVTSESYPSEPPVPAENRKLNHQSVSKEHELSGPGKKIPEDTDATNKVNKSTMQESVGSEKSNDQMGKNDCSEQAAITSDEVVPLSPLSKQPKSSQSRYHSSTANVLSSSNLRDDTKLLLEQISANSQSRNEATKESPVTDDEKEDEADKNAKREKERGIRTLSSGQPKSTQEREKVLERIQNMRKDRKVYSRFEMAP, from the exons ATGGCACGTCGCTCTCAGTGTTCCTCTGCTGGGGATAACCCCCTGGACCCCAACTACCTCCCTCCTCACTACCGGGAAGAGTACCGCTTAGCTATTGACGCACTGGTCGAGGATGATTTGGAAGGATACTACAAGTTCCTCCAAAAAGCCGATGTGGTGGACTTCCTGTCCACATCTGAGATTCAGCATATTCAGAGCTCTGTTCAGGTCCCTCTGCAGAGCCACCACCCTGAACAACATTTTCTGGAGACCGGGGGAGATGGCTCCTCGGACACTTACTGGCCGATTCACTCTGACCTGGATGTCCCAGGTCTGGACCTTGGATGGCCTCAGCTGCATCACTTCATTGGGCCCACAGAGGTCACCACTCTGGTCAACCCCCCTGAGCCTGACATGCCGAGTATCAAGGAGCAGGCCCGACGGCTTATCAAGAACGCTCAGCAG GTCATTGCTGTAGTGATGGACATGTTTACTGATGTTGACCTGTTTGAAGATATTCTCAATGCTGCCACGAGGAGCGTTGCCGTCTACATCCTTTTAGATGAGCAGAATGCACATCACTTCATCACCATGGTGACCAACTGCAGGGTCAATCTACAGAGCATTCAA TTTTTGCGTGTGAGAACAGTCTCTGGCATCACGTACCACTGCCGCTCAGGGAAATCCTTTACAGGTCAGATGATGGATCGTTTCTTGTTGACAGACTGCAGGGCTGTGCTGAGTGGAAACTACAG cTTCATGTGGTCTTTTGAGAAGCTCCACCGCTGCATGGCACACCTTTTCCTAGGACAGCTCGTGTCGACCTTTGATGAAGAGTTTCGGATTCTGTTTGCTCAGTCCCAACCACTGATGATTGAAAATGTGCTCGCTCAAACGGAAGATTTGAGCCTTTTACAAAAGAGGCAATACCCAAGTGAAAGAACTTCACTGTACAGAGAACCCAGGAAATTTCGATCACTGGACACCGGTCATTCAGAGGAACGGGTGAGACGTTCCTATGATGAACGTGTGGATGTGGATTGGAGAATGATTCCACTCAAAAGGCAGGGGTCCCTGCAGGGCCCTTCAGATATGTACAGTAGATATCCCTCCCAGCAGCCTCACATGGATCCGTCTTTTGATCAGGGCCCCTCCAGGATGGCCACGATGGAAATTCCTGCCTTCAAACGTCACAGTTATGCTGAAGGTGTTCATGGTGGATTCTCTTATCCGTTCCTGCAGCAACAGGGAATGCCAGAGCCTGAGAACCAGGGAAAGCAGTTTCACAGGGGGCAGCAGCCCTATCCAGGGCCTGGACCAGGACCAGAAGCAGATTACAGTGGCTACGACAAGTTCTGGGGCCAAGACTATCATTCAGCAGATCAGTACTCTGAACCTGGTTTACCACAAGAGATGCAACCACCTGATAACTTTGACCCTGTGCTTAACTATTTATCATCTACCAGAAATGTGGACTTTGACCAGAGTCCGGAGAAATTACTACCTGCAGCAGATTTACCATTTAGTTCATCTTACCCTAGAAGACTGAGTTTAGGCCAGCCATATGCCTGCCAAACCTCTCCCACCCCCTCAAATCCAACTGATCAGATGCAGTTTTTCCAGGAGCCTAACACTGACCGCAAGGATCATACAGTGAAACGAGGGCTAAGAAACTGGAGGATCAGCTCATACCTCAGTGCATATGATAACACAGGAGATGAAGGCCTGCCACCGGCAGGGAGCACTGAAGCACTGCCACCTCAGGCACCAGACCCTTTTGAAGACCCCTCAAACCCCCTACAGCAAACAGCACGAGGCATAGATTTTTCAGTTCCTAAAATCCCTAATGTCAGAGAGTTTAAGGTTCCTGCAATACCCAGGGCAAGTCAGATGCCAAGTTACACCAAAACCACTGTAAGAGAACAGCAAAAGAAATTGCCTGATGAACCTACTGCAGgggcagcagagacagaaaaaaaaccgaCACCTTCAGAATCATCATccacagcagaaagaaaaatggcagaggaaacaggacaaaaagaggaaaaagaaccaaaaacCACTGCTCTCCGAAGGGAGGAGTCATTCCGTAGGAAGTACAATGCTGCAACGCCAAGGAGTTCCAGATTAAGATCCTCGCTGATATTCAGCTCTCTTGATCAGCAGCATGCTTTTCAAGATAACAAAACTGCTCCAGGCCAACAGGGTGAggaaagtgacaaaaatgaGGCAGAACAGACAAAACTACCTTTTGTTTCACAGGTTTTAGGACAAAGGCGATCTGCTGCAAGAGAACCTTTTGAATGGAGCCGTTACATAAAGTCACGCACTTTTGATAACTCAGCCACAGAAACATCCAAACCAGATGATGGAGACAGTAAGGCAGATATTAAAGATCCATCAAAGGTAGAAAATTCAAAGGATCTTTCAGAAAACCGTGGGTCACAGGAGTCATTAAAACTGCCAGATGTAGAGCAAGCTACTTCTTCACCATCAGTGCCCCGATCCAAGCCTTCTGAAGACGAGCAGCCCAAATCTGATGAACCAGTGCAAGCACCCAAATCTTTGCTCACCACTCCATTGTGTTTAGATATGAATGATCCTGATAAGAGACTCACGTTTTTCAAAGAGTTGGCAGCAAAACGCAAAGCTGCTAAGGCTGCAGAAGCCGAGAAGAGCAAAGACAAGGCTCCAATGAAACCACCAACTGATCACAAAAATAATACCACCGTTAAAAAGGAGGAACATGATCCAAAAGAAGCCTCAGAAAAGATGATTAATACTTTGCCACCTGAGGGTTTATCTGACAAAAATGTTACTGTAGATGATGAAGGGAAAACAGCATCCACAGAGGTATGtgagtctgtcagtctgtcttcaGAGGCCAGTGTTAAGACCAACAAGCAGGACAGTCTTGTTAAAAATGATCCCAGAGTTTCGACTGATTCAGAGAAGAAAGAGCCGAAAACCAGCAAACCAGCAACATCTATGCCTTTTTCTGAAGAAATAGAATCTCGTCCTAGTGAAACTCCTAAAGACCCAAAGCTGTCAAAACCTGCTGTAAAAGAGTCAAGTCATCCACTTATACCAACAAATGCTACCCCTGCTAATGTTCCTTCTCCTGCACAAGGTACTGATGAAAGGGAAAGCCCAAGCTGTGATTCTACCTCAAATGAGTCTAGTTCACACACTCCCAGTTCAGTGGAGGCCCCACCTTCTTCTGCATCTGCTGCATTGGATTCTAACGCCCAAAGTCCTGAATCACTTCAGTTAGAAACCAGAATGTCCCAACCTGCGCCACGATCTGAACAACAGACTGGGTCAGAGTCGAGCTCTTCCAACCCATCCGTTCAAAGCTCTTCCTctgatcacagtctgtcagatTCTGGTTCACAGTTCAGTCCAAGTCCTGCAACCTCTagctctgctcctctttccACTCCTGGAGAGACTTTATGTTCTAATGTTACCCCAGAAGACTCCAGCTCAATCCCTTCCTCCAGCATATTGTCTCCAAATTCTGATAAAATAGAAGCACAGGAATCTGTCAGCTCCTCACCACATGAGTCCTCCCAAACAATTGACAAAACTTCTACAGGATCTACAGAATCTGAGGCTTCCCAAGCTCCTGTAGATCCTGTTTCCCAGTTGACGTCATCCAAGACCCCTACAGCGGTTGACTCTGCAGACGTGGAATCTGATATATCTCCAGACACATATGCAGCTTGTGCAGAACCAAACACATCCTCATTACAGTCCACCACAAAGACAAATTCCGAGGAGGTTTGTGTTCCAACACCTTCAGAAAAAGATGAACCTGAATCAGAAAATATCTCTGTCCCAAAGGCTGTTGCCAAGGAATCTGAGGTTCTTGGATCATCAAAGGATGTCAAAGCTGATAGCACACCTCCTAGTCTTAGCCCTTTATCCCCCAAGTCAAGTTTACCTAATGTACCTGATCTAGAAAGTTCTACTTCTAGACCCGATCAAATTGAGACTACTACTCTCCACTCCCCACCTGAGCAAACCCCATCAGAAACATGCTCTCCTGTCAATCCAGACATTACTCCTAATGCTGACCAGTCCACGACAAATGTATCTCCACAAGTTGCACTAACACAAGCAACCCCTCCCGTCGAACTTATACTGACAGGATCTCTCACTCTTATGCCTGTCGAAACAGTATCATGTTCTTCACCTCTAACTGAGTCAGTTGGATCAGTATTTTCCCCtgaggctgaaaaaacagaaaccaacaTGTCTGCATTGTGCAGCCCCTCAGATACACCCTCTCTTCCTAAGAAGATTACAACAGACTCCAACGAAACTCCAATGCCCCCATTACCAGAAGCTTCTAGCCCAACTGAGCCTACCTCAAAAATTTCAGCAGAGACTGATGTGCAATGCAAAACACCTGAATCTGTGACTTCTGAAAGCTACCCTTCAGAGCCACCTGTACCTGCTGAAAATCGTAAACTAAACCATCAGAGTGTAAGCAAAGAGCATGAATTGTCTGGCCCTGGTAAGAAGATACCTGAGGATACTGACGCCACAAATAAGGTCAATAAAAGTACTATGCAGGAATCTGTCGGAAGTGAAAAATCAAATGACCAAATGGGGAAAAATGACTGCTCTGAACAGGCAGCGATCACATCAGATGAAGTCGTTCCTCTGTCACCACTGTCCAAGCAGCCAAAATCAAGCCAGTCTCGCTATCACTCCTCAACAGCCAACGTGCTCTCAAGCAGCAACCTCAGAGACGATACAAAGCTGCTTCTAGAGCAGATTTCTGCCAATAGCCAGAGCAGGAACGAGGCTACCAAAGAGTCCCCTGTCACCGATGACGAGAAAGAAGATGAAGctgacaaaaatgccaaaagggagaaagaaagagggatcAGGACACTTAGCAGTGGGCAGCCTAAGTCGAcgcaggagagggagaaggtgcTTGAGAGGATCCAGAACATGAGGAAGGATAGGAAAGTTTACAGTCGTTTTGAG ATGGCACCTTAA